One genomic region from Chrysemys picta bellii isolate R12L10 chromosome 16, ASM1138683v2, whole genome shotgun sequence encodes:
- the LOC135976047 gene encoding multifunctional procollagen lysine hydroxylase and glycosyltransferase LH3-like, translated as SGWLWGCLTPVSPQEEALPRVLVGVFVEQPTPFLPQFLQRLLGWAYPYARLSLFLHNREVFHEPHVQGAWERLRGAFASVRLVGPEEELSQGEARDMAMDICRQDPDCDYYFSLDADVALTNPGTLRALIRQNQKVIAPMVSRPGKLWSNFWGALSPEGYYARAEDYVELVQGKRTGVWNVPYISQAYLVRGETLRSELHDRSVFTLEETDPDMAFCKNVRERGIFLHITNLEEFGHLLSTANYNTSHLHPDLWQITENPLVSDSAPCLHPDLWQITENPLDWQEKYIHKNYSRVLDGELVEQPCPDVYWFPILSEVACDELVEEVEHYGIWSGGQHKDARLAGGYENVPTDDIHMRQIGLESEWLRFLREFIAPVTETLYPGYYTKARALLNFVVRYRPEQQPALRPHHDSSTFTINIALNSKGSDYEGGGCRFLRYSCSVTAPRKGWSLMHPGRLTHFHEGLPTTRGTRYIMVSFVDP; from the exons AGTGGCTGGTTATGGGGGTGCCTGACCCCCGTCTCTCCCCAGGAGGAGGCGCTGCCCCGGGTGCTGGTGGGGGTGTTCGTGGAGCAGCcgacccccttcctgccccagttCCTGCAACGCCTGCTGGGCTGGGCCTATCCCTACGCCCGCCTCAGCCTCTTCCTGCACAACCGC gaggTGTTTCACGAGCCCCACGTGCAGGGGGCCTGGGAGCGGCTGCGCGGGGCCTTTGCCAGCGTCAGACTGGTGGGGCCGGAGGAAGAGCTGAGCCAGGGCGAGGCCCGGGACATGGCCAT GGACATCTGCCGGCAGGACCCCGACTGCGACTATTACTTCAGCCTGGACGCCGACGTCGCCCTgaccaacccagggaccctgcgCGCCCTGATCCGCCAGAACCA GAAGGTCATAGCACCCATGGTGTCACGCCCGGGCAAGCTCTGGTCGAATTTCTGGGGGGCGCTGAGCCCTGAGGGCTACTACGCCCGCGCTGAGGACTACGTCGAGCTGGTGCAGGGCAAGCGCAC CGGAGTGTGGAACGTGCCTTACATCAGCCAGGCCTACCTGGTGCGCGGGGAGACGCTGCGCTCGGAGCTGCACGACCGGAGCGTCTTCACCCTGGAGGAGACCGACCCCGACATGGCCTTCTGCAAGAACGTCCGCGAGAGG GGGATTTTTCTGCACATCACGAACCTGGAGGAGTTCGGGCACCTGCTCTCCACGGCCAATTACAACACGTCCCACCTGCACCCTGACCTCTGGCAGATCACGGAGAACCCGCTGGTGAGTGACtccgccccctgcctgcaccccgaccTCTGGCAGATCACGGAGAACCCGCTG GACTGGCAGGAGAAATACATCCACAAGAACTACTCCCGGGTGCTGGACGGGGAGCTGGTGGAGcag ccctgccctgacgTCTACTGGTTCCCCATCCTGTCGGAGGTGGCCTGCGACGAGCTGGTGGAGGAAGTGGAGCATTATGGGATATGGTCCGGCGGGCAGCACAAG GACGCCCGCCTGGCCGGGGGCTACGAGAACGTGCCAACGGACGACATCCACATGCGGCAGATCGGGCTGGAGAGCGAGTGGCTGCGGTTCCTGCGGGAATTCATCGCGCCCGTCACCGAGACGCTCTACCCCGGCTACTACACCAAG gcccgGGCCCTGCTGAATTTCGTGGTTCGGTATCGGCCGGAACAGCAGCCGGCGCTGAGACCCCACCACGACTCGTCCACCTTCACCATCAACATCGCGCTCAACAGCAAGGGCAGCGACTACgag GGCGGTGGCTGCCGGTTCCTGCGCTACTCCTGCTCCGTGACTGCCCCGCGGAAGGGCTGGAGCCTGATGCACCCGGGGCGCCTGACCCACTTCCACGAGGGGCTGCCCACCACCCGTGGGACCCGCTACATCATGGTCTCCTTCGTCGACCCCTAG
- the LOC101947830 gene encoding rho guanine nucleotide exchange factor 15-like: MELGLGQDAGGQPPSPEPLGACPPRCPCGCHRRRPGMVLVWVLAPEGEEPGSDGSASTDEEGPLFRHLRRAPRRGRMGPCQGDSDGHSLEPEPLRDRCCPSPKGPGWGLPLQDEPLYQTYRQAVIRKELHRQTLPRSASLTSWDRDPAPPALPSAPALQSTLWQDLPAVRESGLLRRLSPQECKMQESLFEVLTSEASYQRSLRLLAEHFVGSRALGETLVPRERQALFSSILRIQEISARFLAALERRVAENLQIQDVSDVVAAHARRDFSAYIDYVRNQPYQEKEYSALMERNGPFAAVLGRLQAHPVCQRLPLLSFLLLPFQRITRLKMLLENILRRAEEGSERERNALDALACISQIIEECNSEVGRMRQTEELIEIAGRIDFDRLKAVPIISQSRRLEKQGALAEVLPRGSLFGTRPRTVPIHLFLFSDLLLVTQRKSAGRFVVLDYGHRSLVSVQGVGQPPPAPGLAQAFYLTLLENHCGQACERLCRAPSQSDMHRWMEAFPQHGAPPSQPQETIYEDWDCPQVQCVEPYLARQADELSLEPADVVNVLRKTSEGWCQGLRLGDGHKGWFPASHVQEITSEHVRRRNLRERHRLLQAARQLQLSRLTTGKADSA, from the exons ATGGAGCTCG GTCTGGGGCAGGACGctggggggcagccccccagcccggagcccctgggcgCCTGCCCCCCACGCTGCCCCTGCGGCTGCCACCGGCGCCGGCCTGGCATGGTGCTAGTGTGGGTGCTGGCGCccgagggggaggagccaggctCGGACGGCTCCGCCTCCACTGATGAGGAGGGCCCCCTCTTCCGGCACCT aagGAGGGCGCCCCGGCGCGGGAGAATGGGACCCTGCCAAG GAGACTCCGATGGCCACAGTCTGGAGCCAGAGCCGCTGAGGGACAG gtgcTGCCCGTCCCCGAAGGGCcccggctgggggctgcccctgcAGGATG agcccctgtACCAGACGTACCGCCAGGCCGTCATCCGCAAGGAGCTGCACCGCCAGACCCTGCCCCGCAGCGCCAGCCTGACCAGCTGGGACAGGGAcccggcccccccggccctcCCCAGCGCCCCGGCCCTCCAAAGCACCCTCTGGCAGGACCTGCCGGCCGTGCGGGAGAGCGGCCTGCTCCGGCGCCTCAGCCCCCAGGAGTGCAAGATGCAGGAG AGCCTGTTCGAGGTGCTGACGTCGGAGGCCTCGTACCAGCGCTCACTGCGCCTGCTGGCCGAGCACTTTGTGGGGTCGCGGGCGCTGGGCGAGACGCTGGTGCCCCGCGAGCGCCAGGCCCTGTTCTCCAGCATCCTGCGGATCCAGGAGATCAGCGCCAG GTTCCTGGCGGCGCTTGAGCGGCGCGTGGCCGAGAACCTGCAGATCCAGGACGTGAGCGATGTGGTGGCCGCCCACGCCCGGCGCGACTTCTCCGCCTACATCGACTATGTCCGCAACCAGCCCTACCAGGAGAAGGAGTACAGCGCCCTCAT GGAGCGAAACGGGCCCTTtgcggcggtgctgggccggctgCAGGCGCATCCCGTGTGCCAGCGTCTGcccctgctctccttcctcctgctgccCTTCCAGCGCATTACCCGTCTCAAGATGCTCCTCGAG aACATCCTGCGCCGGGCGGAGGAGGGCTCGGAGCGGGAGAGAAATGCGTTGGATGCCTTGGCCTGCATCTCCCAG ATCATTGAGGAGTGCAACTCGGAGGTGGGGCGCATGCGGCAGACGGAGGAGCTCATTGAGATTGCTGGGCGCATCGACTTCGACCGGCTCAAG GCGGTGCCCATCATCTCGCAGAGCCGGCGGCTGGAGAAGCAGGGAGCGCTGGCCGAGGTGCTGCCCCGGGGGTCCCTGTTCGGCACCAGGCCCCGGACGGTTCCCATCcacctcttcctcttcagcgACCTGCTGCTCGTCACCCAGCgcaagag CGCGGGGCGCTTCGTGGTGCTGGACTACGGGCACCGGTCGCTGGTGtcggtgcagggggtggggcagcccccCCCGGCGCCCGGCCTGGCCCAGGCCTTTTACCTCACGCTACTGGAGAACCACTGCGGCCAGGCCTGCGAGCGCCTCTGCCGGGCCCCCAGCCA GTCGGACATGCACCGATGGATGGAGGCCTTCCCCCAGCACggcgccccccccagccagccccaggagaCCATCTACGAGGACTGGG actgcCCCCAGGTGCAGTGCGTGGAGCCCTACCTGGCCAGGCAGGCTGATGAGCTGAGCCTGGAGCCGGCCGACGTTGTCAACGTGCTGCGCAAAACGAGCGAGG GCTGGTGCCAGGGCCTGCGACTGGGCGACGGTCACAAGGGCTGGTTCCCGGCCAGCCATGTGCAGGAGATCACCAGTGAGCACGTCCGCCGGCGCAACCTGCGTGAGAGACACCGGCTCCTCCAGGCCGCCCGGCAGCTGCAGCTCAGCCGCCTCACCACCGGCAAGGCAGACTCTGCCTGA